Proteins encoded within one genomic window of Dasypus novemcinctus isolate mDasNov1 chromosome 17, mDasNov1.1.hap2, whole genome shotgun sequence:
- the SULT6B1 gene encoding sulfotransferase 6B1 encodes MTDKAAAKTHLLSRLYAFPLTTKQGIPYPITMCTSETFQALDTFEARSDDIVLASYPKCGSNWLLHIINQLIFTASKQKCEYAEFPVLECGDPEKYQRMKQLPSPRILATHLHYDKLPRSIFENKAKKEWGTEPRTLHVGSRRATL; translated from the exons ATGACAGATAAAGCAGCAGCAAAAACCCACCTGTTGTCCAGACTCTATGCATTTCCGCTCACAACTAAACAG GGGATTCCTTACCCAATCACCATGTGCACCTCAGAAACTTTCCAAGCTCTGGACACCTTTGAAGCCAGAAGTGACGATATAGTGCTAGCATCTTATCCAAAATGTG GTTCGAATTGGCTTCTCCACATCATTAATCAATTAATATTTACTGCTTCCAAACAAAAGTGtgaatatgcagaattcccagtTCTTGAATGTGGAGACCCAGAAAAATATCAG agaatgaaGCAACTTCCATCACCAAGGATATTGGCGACTCATCTCCATTACGACAAACTACCTAGGTCTATCTTCGAGAATAAAGCCAAG aaggaatggggaactgaacccaggaccttgcatgtaggaagcaggcgcgcaactctttga